One genomic window of Magnolia sinica isolate HGM2019 chromosome 3, MsV1, whole genome shotgun sequence includes the following:
- the LOC131238898 gene encoding uncharacterized protein LOC131238898, producing the protein MDKSWMQKSRVSLEYVKGMKEFIEFAFNNAASEGKILCPCVKCANLFWRAHKEVVDHLVCEGIMPNYTRWVFHGEASSSSTSGPATSTHDDIPPRDDMHGLLHDVFGISGVDDMPTELPSQEPIQEEPNPEAERFFRLLQDAEQALYPGCKKFTKLSFVVRMYQLKCLNGWSKSHLPCCLNC; encoded by the exons atggataagagttggatgcaaaAGTCAAG GGTGAGCTTGGAATATGTTAAGGGCATGAAGGAATTCattgagtttgcattcaacaatgctGCTAGCGAGGGAAAGATCTTATGTCCATGTGTAAAGTGCGCCAACCTCTTTTGGCGTGCTCATAAAGAAGTGGTAGATCATCTTGTGTGTGAGGGAATTATGCCGAATTACACCCGTTGGGTGTTCCATGGGGAGGCGTCTTCTTCATCGACTTCCGGCCCTGCAACTAGTACACATGATGATATTCCTCCACGTGATGACATGCATGGATTGTTGCATGATGTGTTTGGAATATCAGGTGTGGATGACATGCCAACTGAGTTGCCATCACAGGAGCCAATACAAGAGGAACCGAATCCTGAAGCTGAAAGATTCTTCAGGTTGTTGCAAGACGCTGAACAAGCCTTGTACCCGGGATGTAAGAAGTTCACGAAACTCTCTTTTGTTGTTCGAATGTATCAACTTAAGTGCTTAAATGGATGGAGCAAAAGTCATTTACCATGTTGCTtgaattgttga
- the LOC131238899 gene encoding uncharacterized protein LOC131238899 — translation MEHDSNDDEATTIPSKVKKIPAKTLWHFPLIPRLQRLFMEAQTAKNMKWHDKGRTKDECMRHPADSPAWKSFDEQHPNFSYDSRNVRLGLTTDGFNPFGMMSPHGVGNNIDVYLQPLIEELLKLWEVGVDTYDASSKLNFRMRAALLWTISDFPGYAMLSRWSTKGKLACPNCNKDTKSQWLTHSHKFFYMGHRQFLDRDHRYRHDKRNFNGKLELRDVPKQLSGNEVLAQVSKINIIFEKKSDTKVGKKRNRDNNKEKGKASCWKKRSIFFDLPYWAGNMLRHSLDVMHIEKNVCDNVLGTLLNIDGKTKDNVKSRLDLQEIKIRRTLHPKQRPSGKTYLPPACFTMANKEKDDFYRVIKNMKVPDGYASNISRCTNLKMKKILGLKSHDTHVLMQQILSIAVRRTLPPNVSSILIELSGFFRDLCSKVGWMQDFKFLESQITLTLCHLERIFPSPFFDIMVHLPIHLASEAMLAGPVQYRWMYPIERYLQRLKSYVRNRSRPEGSIAEGT, via the exons ATGGAACATGATTCTAATGACGATGAGGCAACAACTATTCCCTCCAAAGTTAAAAAGATTCCAGCAAAGACATTGTGGCATTTTCCATTAATACCAAGGTTACAAAGGTTATTTATGGAAGCACAAACAGCTAAAAACATGAAATGGCATGACAAGGGACGAAccaaggatgagtgcatgagacaTCCTGCTGATTCTCCTGCATGGAAATCTTTTGACGAGCAACACCCAAATTTTTCATATGATAGTCGTAATGTTAGGCTTGGGTTAACAACTGATGGATTCAATCCCTTTGGGATGATGA GCCCGCATGGTGTTGGCAATAATATCGACGTGTATCTACAACCGTTGATAGAAGAATTGCTTAAATTGTGGGAGGTTGGTGTCGACACTTACGATGCATCATCGAAGTTGAATTTTCGAATGCGTGCTGCTTTGTTATGGACTATTAGTGACTTTCCTGGATATGCAATGTTGTCAAGATGGAGCACAAAAGGTAAGCTCGCTTGTCCTAACTGCAATAAGGACACAAAGTCCCAGTGGTTGACACATAGCCATAAGTTTTTTTACATGGGTCATCGTCAATTTTTGGATAGAGATCATAGGTATAGACATGATAAAAGGAACTTTAATGGAAAGCTGGAGTTGAGAGATGTGCCGAAACAACTATCTGGAAATGAAGTGTTAGCTCAAGTGAGCAAAATTAACATAATATTTGAAAAGAAGTCTGATACCAAAGTTGGAAAGAAGAGAAATCGAGACAATAATAAGGAAAAGGGAAAGGCATCTTGTTGGAAGAAGAGAAGTATTTTCTTCGATTTACCATACTGGGCAGGTAATATGTTGCGTCACAGCCTTGATGTGATGCACATCGAGAAGAATGTATGCGACAATGTCCTTGGGACGTTGTTGAACATCGACGGGAAGACAAAGGACAATGTGAAGTCTCGTCTGGACCTCCAAGAAATAAAGATAAGACGAACACTTCACCCAAAGCAGAGACCATCAGGCAAAACATATTTGCCCCCTGCATGCTTTACAATGGCGAATAAGGAGAAGGATGATTTCTACAGAGTCATAAAGAACATGAAGGTACCAGATGGCTATGCGAGTAATATCTCACGATGTACCAAtctcaaaatgaagaagattttagGACTCAAGAGCCATGACACTCATGTTTTGATGCAACAAATACTTTCGATCGCCGTGCGAAGGACATTACCTCCAAACGTGAGCTCAATCCTAATTGAATTAAGCGGATTCTTTAGAGATTTGTGTTCCAAGGTTGGCTGGATGCAGGATTTCAAGTTTCTTGAATCTCAGATTACTTTAACACTTTGCCATTTAGAGAGGATCTTTCCATCGCCATTCTTTGATATCATGGTGCATTTGCCTATACATTTAGCCAGCGAGGCAATGTTAGCCGGGCCAGTACAGTACCGCTGGATGTACCCAATCGAAAG GTACCTACAGAGACTAAAGTCCTACGTTCGAAACAGAAGTCGGCCAGAGGGTTCGATTGCAGAGGGTACCTAA
- the LOC131238509 gene encoding uncharacterized protein LOC131238509 translates to MKMSTSDHHHSSFIDPVPTTNQVGQSSNSSASTLEGGIHNRRFRGPTVISEVANLPPNKQLNISWNKYGQPIGHKYNEFIRWLGILSRNGRLAPLDHDSWHHVPLSHKNEIWNEVKIKWNIDEERRNWVLKSIGASWKEWKKRLKKEHYKRYLTNEERLAHCPDRVEPTHWKWLVTYWSSDEGQARTQRNKINRSKHRMAHTAGSRSFAQVREEERAKNLGGESPDRATLFITTHRKKDGSVVNEESAHVIEMIEELRATRTAESSQSSTARDDLLSQILGPEHPGRVRMMGLGPTASTLWGTRNTIAELRRETDELRRHMNEWVEQLVEERMKEQMAKHLEQME, encoded by the exons ATGAAGATGTCGACCTCCGACCATCATCATTCGAGCTTTATTGACCCGGTCCCGACCACCAACCAGGTTGGACAGAGTTCAAATAGTTCAGCATCGACTCTGG AGGGTGGTATTCATAATAGACGATTTCGAGGCCCTACAGTCATCAGCGAGGTGGCGAACTTGCCACCCAATAAGCAACTGAATATCAGTTGGAATAAGTACGGGCAGCCCATTGGACATAAGTACAATGAATTTATAAGGTGGCTGGGCATTTTATCTAGGAATGGGCGCTTAGCACCTCTTGATCACGATAGTTggcatcatgtgccactatctcACAAGAATGAGATTTGGAATGAAGTGAAG ATCAAGTGGAATATCGACGAGGAGCGTCGAAATTGGGTATTGAAGTCCATCGGAGCTTCATGGAAGGAGTGGAAGAAGAGGTTAAAAAAAGAACACTACAAGCGATATTTGACTAATGAGGAACGACTAGCTCACTGTCCTGATCGAGTGGAGCCGACACACTGGAAGTGGCTCGTCACCTATTGGTCAAGTGATGAAGGACAG GCCCGCACTCAAAGGAATAAAATCAACCGCAGCAAGCATCGTATGGCCCACACTGCCGGCTCAAGGAGCTTTGCTCAAGTGCGTGAAGAAGAG cgGGCAAAGAATCTTGGTGGAGAGTCTCCTGATCGGGCAACGTTGTTCATAACGACCCATCGGAAGAAAGATGGGAGTGTTGTGAACGAAGAGTCGGCTCATGTTATT GAAATGATTGAGGAGTTACGGGCAACTCGGACTGCTGAGTCCTCTCAGAGTAGCACTGCCCGAGACGATCTCTTATCCCAGATATTGGGACCAGAGCATCCGGGTCGGGTCCGCATGATGGGGTTAGGTCCCACAGCTTCCACGTTATGGGGCACAAGAAATACCATTGCAGAACTCAGGAGGGAGACTGATGAGTTGCGACGACACATGAATGAGTGGGTAGAGCAACTAGTGGAGGAGCGGATGAAAGAACAGATGGCTAAGCATCTAGAGCAAATGGAGTAA